The DNA region TGCTACAAAAGCTATTATTTTCATCCAATCGATAATTGGCACTCAAAAAGGCAGATTATTTTTAACGCGTAAGCTTTAAACTAATTAATTAAATAAATTGATCATCATAATTAGAAGTATGATATTAAATGAGCAGATTTCTTGAAAACTTAAAAAAGTCAACTGAGAAAAAAAACAGCATTCTTTGCGTAGGTTTAGACCCAGCATTGCCAAATCAAAGGAGTGATAATGTTATTCCAAGAAGATACCTGGAAGAAACTGATGAAAATATCGCTAGATTAAATTTTTGTTTAGATATTATTGATAACGTTGCAGATAATGTGGTAGCTGTTAAAATCAATGAGCAATACATGTTTGGAGTGCAAAAAGAACAACATCAAAAGCTTACCGATTTCATAAAGAAAAAAAAGCTACTTTCAATTTATGATTGCAAGTTAGGCGATATAGAAGAGTCAGTAGCATCGAAAATTTATTGGATAAATAAAGCTGGATACGATGCCTTAACAGTTTATGCTCAGCCCGGAAACTTGAAAAAAATAGTCGATATAGCACATCAATATACACCGCCCATAGGCATAATAGCGGTAACTCTGATGTCTAATGTTGAAGCTCAAAAATATTTTAAAATGTCAAAATTTGGTCCAACTTCAATATGCTATGAAATAGCTAATGATGTAAAAAATTGTGATGCAGATGGATGTGTAGTAGGTGCTACAGAACATGTATCGC from Candidatus Bathyarchaeota archaeon includes:
- a CDS encoding orotidine 5'-phosphate decarboxylase, with the protein product MSRFLENLKKSTEKKNSILCVGLDPALPNQRSDNVIPRRYLEETDENIARLNFCLDIIDNVADNVVAVKINEQYMFGVQKEQHQKLTDFIKKKKLLSIYDCKLGDIEESVASKIYWINKAGYDALTVYAQPGNLKKIVDIAHQYTPPIGIIAVTLMSNVEAQKYFKMSKFGPTSICYEIANDVKNCDADGCVVGATEHVSPNDIEKIRKTIGVEKIILFPGIGSQSGDVEKAIKYGGENIIINVGRRIIYSKNPSKVAEEYNERFNQIRKN